The nucleotide window GAGGCTCGCGCGAGTCTATTATGTGCTATTCGTCCAGACGCTGGTAATGGAGGGTATTGGAGCCCTCACTGGTGAATTATTTCTCCTGCTCAAACAATTATCGTGAGCTATTTTCCTACTCAGCCACACCTTTACCAGTGTAAAGGGCACCAATGCGGTACGGCACGTACAAGCGGCCTCAGGTTAGGATTCAGATGCTTGAATTGAAGGGGTTTGGAAAGCGACTTACCCTTTGGTTTCCGGCTTTGACAACAGCAATATTCCACCTCTCTGCCGGTGTGTGTAGCACCTGAGTGTCAGATGAAGCGCCAAATTCTCAGGTGGCGTTCTTTGCCCTTCCGTCCCGATGCCACAAGGCAGACAGAAGGGCATCCGAaagggatgggaggtggtggtggaggcgtgGTAGGAGGAACATACACCCGCGACACtgtcaaccccaaccctagTGGTGACACAACCGGCGCAGCTCGACCTCCTCGCTCGGATAACTCCATGGGAACTCACAAAAATGGGCCCCTTCGGTAACACATGCCCAGATCGCCGGATTCCCACCTTGAACAAGTTTTGCTGATCACAAGTGAGCGGCCGACGGGCCGTGATCCGCCCATTGCCTCATGGGGCATATTCATGACTGATGGCATAGCGCCGAAGTCACACGGAATGTCTGTTCAAGTCCATGGTGTTGCCATCCGAGAAAAGCAAGACCGATTTCCATACCCGCAAACATCTTCTCGCTGCCTCGTCGCCTTTCGGCTCGTGACCTTGAAATAAAACCGCCCGAAATATCTAGCCTTTTGAGTCCTGGCACCGCCTAGATATGACGAGTGGTTTACGTATACCAAGACAGGGTGTACTCTAGGGCCACGCTACCGGCCTGGTCACCGGCCTTCGTCATGGGCGGACAATCTGGGACACGCACTACCtcctggggaagaaggcagAACGTGAAAGAAGGAAGCAGATCAGGCCAGGCTCCTCTGCCCAGACCGCAGATCCCTTCACAGACAACAGCAGGGTCCAGCGAGCCCGTTCTAGATTTGCGAACCGGTCCGCGGTCTTCCCCTGCCcgttttcttcctcgccagGCCATCTCATCTACCGGTGTGGCCGAGGGGGCCACGGCCGGTTGCCTTGTTGCCCAGCTTCCTTCCTGATCTCCGCATCGGATGAAGACCACGGCGTTGCAGAGTTTTCAGTTGCCTTGTCTTCGGTAGCAAGATGTTGTGATGGCACTCCTCGACAGTTTCGTGGCCTGATGGCGAGACGGGCTCCAAGTCCTTGACGGTCGTCTGCTGAAGTTCCAGCTACATCCTGACTGGTGACACCACAGCCGTGTGGACAGTTCCTCGGATGTGTATCTTATGGATTCCTTTGGTTTCTGTCCTCTGATGTCGTGACTGGTCTGCACCGATGGCATCCTCCCGCCTCTGTTCAACTGTGCTCATCATTTTGATACTGACCACAGCTCGAAGGATTCCCTCGTGCGCTCAGTACTGCTATGCACAACTGAACGAGTGCCGCACGACTTGCATCCAACAAGGATACCCCGCCAGCACACAGGTTGAGGAGCCTGGGGGAGATACACAACCATGCCACGGTTGTATACACATCGACAGATACCTcggcctcaccaccaaccctccagATCAAGACTATTCCGCTCACCCATTGGCCTGTCTCCTCGGTGGTCAACCATCAAAATGGTACATCAAACCGAGCCAACAGACTCCCTTTCAGCTCTGCATGGATGAACCCGTCCTTCAAGCGCCTCTGCTCATTTTTCAGCTGGGAAAATGGTGACAAGAGCACCCGAGCAAGGCAGCAATATCATCTCCTCTCATCTTCTCCCCAGTCCCTCTCATCCCGTGGCCACACCCTCCAAAGATACTGACTGATAGGCCGTCGTGGACTCGCCACATCGACGGCCCGCTGTCTCGAGGGGGAAGCAGCGGCGTGGTTCCTGCAACTTTCCTCGATATTGACTGAAACGACAGGATACCCGCTTTGAAGCGTCCTGCTGCCTACCCCCCTTTCTGTAATGTCAGGTATATCCACGCGGAGAAGGCATCATCATAGATTCCCCAGCCTCCTTCACCGCTTTGACCGAGGTGAAAAGCCGAAAATAGCGAAGGTATTGCCATCTGCCTTGTTCAAAGGGTTCAATACCCAATTGTTCGGGGGAAGTACAACCGAGAAGATCTCAAGGTAGACAAAGATCTGTGGAGATACTTCTGCCTTGATTTGCCCGGGTCGACTCCCATCTATTCGGGGGAAGTAGAACCGAAGTGCCCTCGAAGTAGACACAAAGATGCTGGATATCATTTGTGTGTGAAGGTACGTACTTCTGCCTTGTTCGTGTTCCACCTTGCCTTGGTTATGTGGTTGTGACTCCTCAAATTCCACAGAGTCGGGTAGGTGGGTAAGGCAGGTATACAGACAGAAATGTCTCACGGGCGACTCGTTGGCTCTCGTCCTTCCTTGATCATGCCCGCTATCAAACTGTGACTCCCAGGATTCCACCTGTTCGGTAAGTAAGGCAGGTGGGCAAGGTACAGACACAGTGCCTCCTTTTCTCCTTGTTTCTTTGACCTTCCCGGACTCCTGATATGCAGATCTGTGGGACGAGGATAAAGACCGAGCGGAAGCACAAGGAATCCCAACTCACACGTCCACCTTTTTGGGTCAGATCTCGAAACGTAGGTAACATCCCCTCGGGCCTCTCTTATTTATGCTTGCCAGACGAGATGATTGTGTATCAAAGCGGACCTAACCGCACACCCACTTCCAACATGTACAGAGAGCGAGAGGTGCCAACGTACCTATCAAAAAGTGGCTGCCCATTTCTCGGTCATCTGTGATCACCAACCAACGACGATCAACTGTGTACCCCTTTCTCTTCATGCGATGTTTGCCTTTTGGGGGAAAGGAAGCGGTAGTTACATCGCATACGTCCCAACTGTCTGCTCGCTCTTTTGTACCTATCTTCCCAATCATGGTAAGTTGGGGGCGAGGTGTTCAGGCCGGCACCGCGAACTCTCAGAACCGTTATATCGAACCCTGATGCTTACAAATGCCAATCAACCAACAGCTGAAAGGAAGCCCAGGTTGTACGGGTGAAGTTGGCGAAAGGTAGGTAAAAGAGCCGATGTGGGAAAACACCAGCTTCAGTGATGTGCCTGCTCCTTCACACCAGTGCTCGGTTAACAACTGCATGATCGAGACATAATCCGCATTCAGCTATTTCCTGGGCCGAGAAGAATCCCGACTGTGTTCAACGTCGTCCCAGTCGTGCCGCTTCTTTTAAGTCTGATGACCACtccaggttgttggtgtttcACGGTGGTTAAGGTAGattggggtggtgttgtggatGGGTGCAGTTGTTCAACGTTGTAACCTCGATATCGTGTGATTTTCTCGACAGATTCTGATTGTGGCAGTCGTCCATATCGATGCGATCAGTAAAGCCAGTTGTACCGAGAGTCCGCAAAGGTGATCTTGACTGGACTTGTTCAACCTATGTATGGGTCTCGGCCTTTCTGCAGTGTCTGGTTTCATGGTCCCTCTTCCAAAGCTGGGATGATCTCACGTATCGTTCGATCACGGTCGTATAAAAGTTTCGATGTTCCCCAGTATGCCGGGATCGGTTCTGTATTCTCGTGGGCCGTCGTAGACTAGAATTGTCGTGTTCCGTAGGACCGGTCATCCACCTAGGTGGTCTTGCTGTAGCAATCTAGACCACACCTCAACCCGGGGCATGGAAGTTCTTGTGCTTGTATTCCCCCTCCATTTTACCATATCGCGAAGTTGTGAGTCGTGTTCCAGAGGTACGTGTTGTGCGCTGGGCGGTGTCGGTTGAGTACTCCCATGGTTGCTGCCACAAGACGAAATGCCACAACTGAGAAATCAACAGCTAGAGGCCGGTGACAGCAAGTGGTATTTgaactcctccacccattCACTTCAAGTCCGACATTCGTACAAGTGTAGTAGCTGTGACGCAGCTGCGGTATGAGTAAGACTTCAGCCAGGCTCCGTGACTTCGCCTCAATTCTTAGGTACCGATCCCATTGCCTGGAACCACTGAAACCATCGTTTGTTCGATTCTTCCTTCGTTTTGGGGATTGAATTCTCTCGCATGCTTACCGACTAGGCGTTTTGGCATATTCTCGGTGTAGTGGTGCAGCCACATCTTACGATTGGACAGTCGCTTACATTGATGACTGAAAGCGATGTTGGCGATAGTGCGCATGAACCCACAGGCACCCCGATACTACAGGCCTCGCAAACTCGGGCAAACCGGAAACCAGGTCATAGATCACTTTAGATCCGGAGTGCGGCCCAAGTGGTCGCTGCTAAAGGCCTTCGAATAGGTCTTTGCCTTGGTCCTCACTGTCCTAAATGAGTAACATCGACTGACACCTGGCCCACATCAAGCCCATCCGTAATAAGGTCTTGCAGACCAAGATGCTTTAAATGAAAATATTCGCTGGTTGTCTATTTCTCTGCTATAATGGCCCGCGGCAGGCATTATCGTAGAAGACAGCAAGCCAAATCACCCTCTCACGCTGTCCGGCGGCAAGTATAACCCTCCCAACTCCTTATCTTTaacaagaagcagcagcggcagcaggtGCAGagccgcctccaccaccaccttttccaccaccctccttcccatccttaTCCTTGTTATCCCGACCACCACGCTTGCTCCGACGCGGGTTACGCCTGCTCTCCTTCGCTTGCTGCTCCCCAGCAGGCTTCTCCGGCGCGGTACTGTTCGACGCAGCTGCCGGCGCAGGAGCTGGGGTTGGCGTAGACACAGTAGTagcagaagcagaggcaGCGGCATTCTTCCCCTGAGTAGAACCCGACGACTGCCCCCCCTTCTTAGCCGTCatatccttcctctccagcaccTGCACTGTAGCCTGCGCAATCGTGACCGGGCTGGCGGCCATAGCTTTGGCGAGCCCAGCATGGTCTGTGAAATCGACATACGCGAACCCCTTTTTGCGATCAATATCCACTGAAGTAACAGTGCCATACGCCGACAAGGCATCCTTGAGCAGCGCCTCGGTGACACCCTGTGAGTGGTTTGCATGCTTAATGAAAGCTCGTGTCGCGCCTGAACTGGGAGCAGGTCCGGCGTTCTTCTTGGATTCTCGGCCGCCACCGCCTTGCTTTGCTGGTGCATTTTTCGGTGCAGCAGGTTGGGAGGGTGCGGCTGTCGTCGCTGTAGACTGTGATGCCATAGCCGAAACAGGAGTGGCAGGTGCTGATGGCTGCTGACGCTGGGCCTGTGGtgtctctcttttcttgagaagaagcacaggcttggctggtgctggtgctggtgccggaGGCGTTGTGTCGGCCTGCTTGTCGGCTTTATTATCCCCCTTTGACTTtccaccctcatcaccgccgccccgTCTTCTGTTGCGAGACCTATTGGAAGAAGCTGcgggttgctgctgctgctgctgctgctgctgctgttgttgttgttgttgttgttgttgttgttgttgttgttgttgcgacTTGGGTGGAGCAGATGACGACGGCTGAGCAGAAGGGGcgggtggtgctggctcAGGAGCGATTGGGACATTTTCCTTCGCTGGTCCCTTCGCAGCACTGCCCTTGCTATCGGCATCCGCTTTGGCTGCATCCATTCTGGCCTTGCGGTGAGCATTGCTAGAGCTCAGACCAAGGTCACGCTGTAGGATAcgcgcagcagcagcaatgccTGCCCTACGACTCTTCGATGGAGCCTCCGAAGACGCGGATGGTGCGTTGGACTGAGTTGACTTTTGGATGGCTGCCACCTTAGCAGCCTCCGCGGCAGCCTCTGCAGCGGCAACAGTCTTCTTGGTCAAGATCTTGACCGACTCCCTGGGCCTCTCGGGTGCCTTTTCGGTGGCCCTCTCCCTTTCGGTTCTCGACTCTCTGTCCCGGGTGCTTCTCCTCTTGGGTTCCTCAGCACTGGTAGCTGGTGCCTTGCCCTTCCCAGTCAGTGACTCCGTTCTGGCATGTTTCATTGCGATCTTAGCAGCAGCGATTTCCTTTGCCTTGGcagccttcctctccttcagaTACTCAATCAGAGGTGTCGTGGTGGTCTTTTCGGGTTCCTCTTCGGGCCCCGGTTCAGCAGTGACACCCTCTTTGTTCCCGTCTGGGCTTGCAAGGCTCTCCAGAAAAGCCATGAACTCCGGGTCTTGATCGATGGTCCCTTGTCGGCCGTCCACACGCTTCTTCTCGCTGGGAATCTTCTTGTAGACGGAGAACTCGACGGTTGGTGGAGCGACAAGGGCTGGATCGTTGTAGGTCTCCTTCGCATCTTCCCACTTAGCCTCTTGTACCTTGCGGAGGAGTTCTGGCAACTGATCTCTCTGCGAGACATGGAGATATGCCCGAGCTGGTGTCGACGGTTTTGAAGGGCTAGTCTCATGTCAATATGGGGCGAGAGGCTGTCTGATCATGGCACTTACTGTTGCGAGACCTTACCAGGATACCACTTGTACCAGTCGACCTTACCATCTCCGAGTTTCCATTCATCGCCCAAAATGGCATGGAACTCTGCTTCGGTAAGACCTGGTGGTAGGCGACGGATCACGACTTTTTCTCCATTGGCGGGTGCCTTAGTCTTGGTTGCTTTTGGGGAATCGGCTGAAGACTGGGCAACTGCTGTAGTGCCGTTTGCCTTTCGTGATAACAACTGTGGAGTTGACATGGTCAAGCTGTATGATGGTTGAACCAGATATGATGAGGCTACCAGGTATGATGATAATCAATGCTCGATGTCTGTGGGTGGGCTCACTCGGTGTAAGCGGGGTTCTCAGAAAACACTGATTGCGCCACGCAATTTATGGGTCTTTAAAATGACTGAAATGATTAAAGAAAGCGCGACAGCTGGTAGAGAATTCACAGTCCCTTCGTCTAAAGGAAACATGTGACTGAGTGAAAGGGCGCTGGTGACTGTCTGAGGGTAAGTGACAGTGAGAGATGGCTTTACAAGGTTGAAGGGCCCCAGAAATCCAGACTCCGATAAACAGGTGGGGGCCAGCCTTATCAGCCTCTTCCCTGTCAATGTCATCAGGGTCCCCTTCCAATTGGCAACGCACGGACCATGATCTtgatcccaccaccaacttggCTGCTGGCTGAGTGCTTGGCTCTGACGCCGTCCCTGAGCGCGTAAATCTCGGCTGAGAGAGCCTGCTTTCGCTCCCCGCCTTACACAATCTCCAACTACTACTTCTCGACCGAGATTGGCTGCCATAAGCTTTGCTGCTGCTATCCTTGGCCTGCCCTTGATTTGATACCCCCAAGATCAGTATCGCTCCGTGTGTAAGAAGCATCATTCGACGAAAACAGACGGCCGTCCAGCACACACTTGCGCAATACctcgtcccctcccctccctc belongs to Podospora bellae-mahoneyi strain CBS 112042 chromosome 6, whole genome shotgun sequence and includes:
- a CDS encoding hypothetical protein (COG:A; EggNog:ENOG503NXQ0) codes for the protein MSTPQLLSRKANGTTAVAQSSADSPKATKTKAPANGEKVVIRRLPPGLTEAEFHAILGDEWKLGDGKVDWYKWYPGKVSQHPSKPSTPARAYLHVSQRDQLPELLRKVQEAKWEDAKETYNDPALVAPPTVEFSVYKKIPSEKKRVDGRQGTIDQDPEFMAFLESLASPDGNKEGVTAEPGPEEEPEKTTTTPLIEYLKERKAAKAKEIAAAKIAMKHARTESLTGKGKAPATSAEEPKRRSTRDRESRTERERATEKAPERPRESVKILTKKTVAAAEAAAEAAKVAAIQKSTQSNAPSASSEAPSKSRRAGIAAAARILQRDLGLSSSNAHRKARMDAAKADADSKGSAAKGPAKENVPIAPEPAPPAPSAQPSSSAPPKSQQQQQQQQQQQQQQQQQQQPAASSNRSRNRRRGGGDEGGKSKGDNKADKQADTTPPAPAPAPAKPVLLLKKRETPQAQRQQPSAPATPVSAMASQSTATTAAPSQPAAPKNAPAKQGGGGRESKKNAGPAPSSGATRAFIKHANHSQGVTEALLKDALSAYGTVTSVDIDRKKGFAYVDFTDHAGLAKAMAASPVTIAQATVQVLERKDMTAKKGGQSSGSTQGKNAAASASATTVSTPTPAPAPAAASNSTAPEKPAGEQQAKESRRNPRRSKRGGRDNKDKDGKEGGGKGGGGGGSAPAAAAASC